The Pseudomonadota bacterium genomic sequence CGCGTGGCCGAGGCCTGCAAGCTCCGCGGCTGGGTCTAGCCCCCATCTCGCGGCCTTCCCACGAACGAGGGCCTCGGCGGTTACGCCGAGGCCCTCGTCTCGTTCTCGACCTGGCGAGCGCAGTGCGCTCAGGGATAGAGCGCGCTCGTGCTCCAGCCGTTCTCTGATCGGGTGTAGAGCGCACGCGTGTGCATGCGGTTCGGTCCCTCGTGCCAGAACTCCACGCGTTGCGGCGCCACGCGGTAGCCCTTCCACTCGGCCGGGCGGGGGACTTCCGCGCCGTCGAGCAGCGCATCGAGGTCGCGCACGGCCTGTTCGTATACGGCACGGTCGGGCAGGAGAGCGCTCTGGCGTGACGCTGCCGAGGCCAGCTGGCTGCCGCGCGGACGCGATCGCCAGTAGGCGTCGGCCTCTTCGTCGGAGACGTCGTCGACCTCGCCCTCCACACGCACCTGCTCGTCGAGCAGAGGCCAGTA encodes the following:
- the pdxH gene encoding pyridoxamine 5'-phosphate oxidase, which produces MIAPADPIARIRALIEQAETKGAPQPVAMALATADSDGNPSVRMVLLRGIDERGLVFYTNSLSRKGRELSARRSVALCFYWPLLDEQVRVEGEVDDVSDEEADAYWRSRPRGSQLASAASRQSALLPDRAVYEQAVRDLDALLDGAEVPRPAEWKGYRVAPQRVEFWHEGPNRMHTRALYTRSENGWSTSALYP